The following are encoded together in the Algiphilus sp. genome:
- a CDS encoding alkaline phosphatase PhoX, protein MPSSLPLSRRRVLQGTAAGLSYVALGQALTGCGSDGGMDTGTGGGDGPSLARLGPLQAPDGNGLMLPEGFTATAIAEANRLVPNTNLLWHTDPDGGATYATEDGGWVYVCNREFLPGGVNALRFNAAGEIVDGYNILSGARSRINCAGGITPWNTWLSGEEYGLGNIWECDPFGQESATRLRALGTFSHEAAAVDPATNIVYETEDEGDGRFYRFVPDTPNVGGRPDLTIGRLQVMQVLIDAETLDSDDRAVTSVPFAVEWLDVPNPNPVLGGVLTGTATRLQVPESTAFDGGEGIWYHNGQIYFATKGDRRIWAHDIADGTVRVIYDDNWFEDPILDSVDNIVVTPGGDVVVVEDKSGEQDVVAIRPNGELVHLLRLTGHEASELTGPAFSPDGRHFFVNSQRGPNAGGPGLGGVTFQISGPWFG, encoded by the coding sequence ATGCCGTCATCGCTTCCGTTATCCCGTCGCCGCGTTCTCCAGGGAACGGCGGCCGGCCTCTCCTACGTCGCGCTGGGCCAGGCGCTCACCGGTTGCGGCAGCGACGGCGGCATGGACACCGGCACCGGTGGCGGCGACGGGCCGTCGCTGGCGCGGCTGGGCCCGCTGCAGGCGCCCGACGGCAACGGCCTGATGCTGCCCGAGGGCTTCACGGCCACCGCCATCGCCGAGGCCAACCGCCTGGTGCCCAACACCAACCTCCTCTGGCACACGGACCCGGATGGCGGCGCCACCTACGCCACCGAGGACGGTGGCTGGGTCTACGTCTGCAACCGCGAGTTCCTGCCCGGCGGCGTCAACGCGCTGCGCTTCAACGCCGCCGGCGAAATCGTCGACGGCTACAACATCCTGTCCGGCGCGCGCAGCCGCATCAACTGCGCCGGCGGCATCACGCCGTGGAACACCTGGCTCTCGGGCGAGGAGTACGGTCTCGGCAATATCTGGGAATGCGACCCCTTCGGGCAGGAGAGCGCTACCCGCCTGCGCGCGCTGGGCACCTTCTCGCACGAGGCCGCGGCGGTCGATCCGGCCACCAACATCGTCTACGAGACCGAGGACGAGGGCGACGGCCGCTTCTACCGCTTCGTGCCGGACACGCCCAACGTCGGCGGCCGCCCCGATCTCACCATCGGTCGCCTGCAGGTCATGCAGGTGCTCATCGATGCCGAGACGCTGGATTCCGACGACCGCGCCGTGACCTCCGTACCCTTCGCGGTCGAGTGGCTGGACGTGCCCAACCCCAACCCCGTGCTCGGCGGCGTGCTCACCGGTACCGCCACCCGCCTGCAGGTGCCCGAGTCCACCGCCTTCGACGGCGGCGAGGGCATCTGGTACCACAACGGCCAGATCTACTTCGCGACCAAGGGCGACCGGCGCATCTGGGCCCACGACATCGCCGACGGCACCGTGCGCGTCATCTACGACGACAACTGGTTCGAGGATCCCATCCTCGATTCCGTCGACAACATCGTGGTCACCCCCGGCGGGGATGTCGTCGTGGTCGAGGACAAGTCCGGCGAGCAGGACGTCGTCGCCATCCGCCCGAACGGCGAGCTGGTGCACTTGCTGCGGCTGACCGGCCACGAGGCGAGCGAGCTCACCGGACCCGCGTTCTCGCCGGACGGTCGGCACTTCTTCGTCAACTCGCAGCGCGGGCCGAATGCCGGCGGGCCAGGGCTGGGCGGCGTGACCTTCCAGATTTCCGGGCCCTGGTTCGGGTAA